From Triticum aestivum cultivar Chinese Spring chromosome 4A, IWGSC CS RefSeq v2.1, whole genome shotgun sequence, a single genomic window includes:
- the LOC123084220 gene encoding uncharacterized methyltransferase At2g41040, chloroplastic: MLAREVIDLESSRSTGARVLPLISRCNGRRRERTQLAPRLSPPPPPPHPCSSAKEEHFFPSLRRRVSRLQAAIALQLLVGIAVRAGAASCSSSPSLHPPRVPCRLGRSPGLPLPARRVAVAAAAIALDPFQEIKTELNDASKTEVFACPVCYEPLIRTGPPGMNLPAIYRSGFKCSKCNKSFISKDVFLDLTVTSGMKEYSELKPARTELFRSPLVSFLYERGWRQNLNRSDFPGRDEEFQMAQDYFQSVAGGILIDVSCGSGLFSRKFASSGAYSSVIALDFFENMLLQCYDYIKSEETPMNTNLALVRADISKLPFASSSIDAIHAGAAIHCWPSPSNAIAEISRVLKPGGVFVATTFLSTPTNSGLFSIDALKPLKQIVGPVNSSYNFFTEGELEDLCRSCGLVS; this comes from the exons GGCTCGGGAGGTGATCGATCTAGAATCTAGTCGGTCGACCGGCGCAAGAGTGCTACCCCTAATATCGCGATGCAACGGCCGAAGGCGCGAACGGACGCAGCTGGCGCCACGCCTCagcccaccgccaccaccaccccacCCCTGCTCCTCTGCCAAAGAAGAGCATTTCTTTCCTTCCCTTCGCCGGCGCGTCTCCAGGCTCCAGGCTGCAATTGCTTTGCAGCTCCTTGTCGGCATCGCGGTCAGAGCcggggcggcttcctgctcctcctccccgTCGCTTCATCCCCCACGCGTCCCCTGCCGCCTTGGCCGCAGCCCGGGCCTGCCGCTGCCGGCTCGCCGGGTGGCCGTCGCTGCGGCAGCTATCGCCCTCGACCCG TTTCAGGAGATCAAAACCGAGCTGAATGACGCCTCAAAAACTGAGGTGTTCGCATGCCCTGTTTGCTATGAACCGCTGATAAGGACAGGGCCGCCAGGCATGAACCT GCCAGCGATTTATAGGTCCGGATTCaagtgttcaaaatgcaacaagtCATTCATCAGCAAAGATGTCTTCTTGGATCTCACTGTCACCTCAGGAATGAAAGAATACAGTGAACTCAAGCCTGCTAGAACCGAGCTGTTCAGGAGCCCGCTCGTCTCCTTTCTTTACGAGAGGGGGTGGCGTCAGAACTTGAATCGGAGTGACTTCCCTGGCCGCGACGAAGAG TTCCAAATGGCTCAAGACTATTTCCAATCAGTTGCTGGTGGTATACTCATTGATGTCAGCTGCGGCAGTGGCTTGTTTTCAAGGAAGTTTGCAAGCTCTGGGGCATACTCATCTGTGATTGCTTTGGACTTTTTTGAGAATATGCTCc tgcaatgcTATGACTACATCAAATCAGAAGAAACCCCTATGAACAC GAACCTTGCACTTGTAAGGGCTGATATTTCGAAGCTCCCTTTTGCTTCAAGTTCAATTGATGCCATTCATGCTGGAGCCGCTATCCACTGTTGGCCATCCCCTTCAAATGCG ATAGCTGAAATCAGCCGTGTGCTGAAGCCCGGTGGTGTATTTGTAGCGACAACTTTCTTATCCACCCCCACGAACAGCGGCCTGTTCTCTATCGATGCACTAAAGCCACTGAAACAG ATTGTCGGGCCAGTGAACAGCAGCTACAACTTCTTCACGGAAGGAGAGCTGGAAGACCTGTGCAGATCCTGTGGCCTGGTCAGCTGA